One genomic region from Uloborus diversus isolate 005 chromosome 2, Udiv.v.3.1, whole genome shotgun sequence encodes:
- the LOC129217511 gene encoding all trans-polyprenyl-diphosphate synthase PDSS2-like translates to MNVNKVLCQLNSISFCVPRLIFFQASHTLSHTVRLSDIPDICTSEEWNTVIQDSRAALQRYTAPSNSLGYRNPISVNAVVQRLQKTSSRHSHLINAFRQVLNNTDEAASRLRWPGLITLLISKGIGCPFETDNFISKRAEDVIWSSQILLAEIINLLHCHNVFRKENCILSSSRRKKENFRTFRRMEQIVSDYFTSSTVSRFSGLRNSKVLHLLSEVLESQAKTRIENFRNFDIHTIYNLKAWEIDAFYPQGILLANGCQAALELAGYSERIQKMAFEFGQSFSFAIKANADIQQFQSYQSTQSSTINTSGLPVVLHLSNNPETLANIYAYGRRMDNIDLDQLNSIVISSRSVQQAKEVMEKYVKKTEDILNEFEPIKKAEIIEYLFRLVKTLKNT, encoded by the exons atgAACGTGAATAAAGTTCTTTGCCAGCTCAACAGCATTTCATTTTGTGTGCCAAGATTAATATTTTTCCAAGCGAGCCACACCCTTAGCCATACTGTTCGCTTATCTGACATTCCTGATATTTGCACAAGTGAAGAATGGAATACTGTTATCCAAGACAGCAGAGCAGCACTGCAAAGGTATACAGCCCCTAGCAATTCCTTGGGTTACAGGAATCCTATTTCAGTGAATGCTGTCGTTCAAAGATTACAGAAAACATCCAGCCGTCATAGTCATTTGATTAATGCTTTTAG gcaaGTGCTGAACAACACCGACGAAGCAGCCAGCAGACTGCGGTGGCCAGGTTTGATAACATTACTGATATCTAAGGGGATCGGCTGTCCTTTCGAAACAGATAACTTCATTAGTAAGAGAGCAGAAGATGTCATTTGGTCGTCACAAATCCTTCTCGCCGAAATCATCAATTTACTTCATTGCCACAACGTATTCCGTAAAGAGAACTGTATCCTATCTTCatcaaggagaaaaaaagaaaattttagaacattCAGAAGGATGGAGCAAATAGTGAGTGATTATTTCACGTCATCGACAGTTAGCAGATTCTCTGGATTAAGGAATAGCAAA GTGCTACATCTGCTGTCAGAAGTGCTAGAATCCCAAGCAAAAAccagaattgaaaattttagaaactttgaTATTCAtactatttacaatttaaaagccTGGGAAATCGACGCTTTCTATCCACAAGGAATACTGCTAGCTAACGGATGCCAAGCTGCTTTAGAGTTGGCAGGATACAGTGAACGAATACAGAAAATGGCATTTGAATTTGGACAATCATTTTCGTTCGCCATTAAG GCAAATGCAGACATTCAACAATTTCAAAGTTACCAATCCACTCAGAGTTCTACAATTAACACCTCAGGCTTGCCAGTTGTTTTGCATTTGTCCAACAATCCTGAAACTTTAGCAAACATCTATGCTTATGGGAGACGAATGGATAACATTGATCTTGatcag TTAAATTCAATAGTAATTTCAAGTAGAAGTGTACAGCAGGCAAAAGAAGTGATGGAAAAATATGTGAAGAAAACTGAAGACATTCTCAATGAGTTTGAACCGATCAAGAAAGCtgaaataattgaatatttatttagactagtaaaaacattaaaaaatacttaa